GGCACGTGGGTGCCGGTGTCGTCGTCGGTGCCGACGGTCGGGTGCTCGACGCGGTCGGCGACGTGACGGCGAGCATCTACCCCCGGTCGACGATGAAGCCGTTCCAGGCGCTGGCCATCCGCCGAGCCGGGGCGTCCTTCAGCGACGAGGAACTCGTGCTCACCACGGCGAGCCACGCCGGCACGGCCCCGCACCAGGCCCTCGCCCTGCACATGCTCGAGTCCTTCGACCACACCGAGGCCGACCTGGGCTGCCCGCCGGACATGCCGTTCGACCGGGCGACGGCCCGCACGATGGCAGAGCCCCGGCGCCTGGCGATGAACTGCTCGGGGAAGCACGCGGGCATGCTCGCCGCCTGCCGGGTGAACGGCTGGGACGAGGCCACCTACCTGGACATGGCCCACCCGCTGCAGCAGCGCGTCCGTGACACCGTCGAGGAGTTCACGCGGGAGACGGTCGACCTGGTCGGCACGGACGGGTGTGGCGCCCCGGTGTTCCCCCTGACCCTGACCGGTCTCGCCCGCGGCTTCGCGGGAGTCGTCGCTCGAGCGGACGCGGACTCTGCCGCGCTCGTCGACGCGGTCCTGCACCACCCGTGGGCGATCGACGGCGTCGGGCGGGCCAACACCGTCACGATCGAGCGCCTGCAGGTCCTCGCGAAGTTCGGTGCCGAGGGCGTCATGGTGATGGGTCTGCCCGGAGGCGCGGCCGTCGCCGTGAAGACGCTCGACGGCTCCCAGCGCG
The Curtobacterium citreum genome window above contains:
- a CDS encoding asparaginase → MTVSTDVRTDRHPLTADGSVELAVLDRNGFDESRHVGAGVVVGADGRVLDAVGDVTASIYPRSTMKPFQALAIRRAGASFSDEELVLTTASHAGTAPHQALALHMLESFDHTEADLGCPPDMPFDRATARTMAEPRRLAMNCSGKHAGMLAACRVNGWDEATYLDMAHPLQQRVRDTVEEFTRETVDLVGTDGCGAPVFPLTLTGLARGFAGVVARADADSAALVDAVLHHPWAIDGVGRANTVTIERLQVLAKFGAEGVMVMGLPGGAAVAVKTLDGSQRAGTLAALTLLQRNGHVDAEGVADVLRATGEQVLGGGVPVGAVRVGAGLR